From the Megalops cyprinoides isolate fMegCyp1 chromosome 21, fMegCyp1.pri, whole genome shotgun sequence genome, one window contains:
- the LOC118796461 gene encoding major histocompatibility complex class I-related gene protein-like, which produces MIGVLVLLLCGFHAGFAVTDFSRTYLTGTTGLRDLPEFVAVHVVDYETVAYFDSSTRHLQFREKWLQDNLEQKYIDFYNNVLNRAIADLINNLHYVMMLYNQTGGIHTFQLITGCDVSEDGKTGGLAVFGYDGEDFTRLDMSTYTWSGASHQAFIFNEDWNHRADIVQFWKGYLENNCIELLKKSVDYGRESLERKVPPEVSLLRRDPSSPVTCLATGFFPKGIVVSWQKDGEDLHEDVELLETVPNEDGTFQTRSRLTVSPADLKEHKFTCIVDHSSLEKMIIKPVTDRDIKSNQYPENSLPVGIIIAVVLAVLLVAIAAFAWYWKFRMRRGANMLEELRPLRNHSRRGASQALTRSHLSTDQRQGQSGDEAAECCSNSSSDPTARA; this is translated from the exons atgattggGGTGTTGGTGTTACTCCTTTGTGGATTCCATGCTGGTTTTGCTG TGACAGACTTCAGCAGGACATATTTGACCGGCACCACGGGACTGAGAGACCTCCCCGAGTTTGTGGCTGTGCACGTTGTGGACTATGAAACAGTGGCCTACTTTGACAGCTCAACTAGACACTTACAGTTCAGAGAGAAGTGGCTACAGGACAACCTAGAGCAGAAGTACATTGACTTTTACAATAACGTCCTTAATCGTGCCATAGCAGATTTGATAAATAATTTGCATTATGTAATGATGCTCTACAATCAAACAGGAG GGATTCACACATTCCAGCTGATAACCGGATGTGATGTGAGTGAGGATGGAAAAACTGGAGGATTGGCAGTGTTTGGTTATGATGGAGAGGATTTCACCCGCCTGGATATGAGCACCTACACCTGGTCTGGTGCAAGCCACCAGGCCTTTATCTTCAATGAAGACTGGAACCATCGTGCAGATATAGTTCAATTCTGGAAAGGATATCTGGAGAATAACTGCATTGAGCTTCTGAAGAAATCAGTTGATTACGGCAGAGAGAGCCTTGAGAGGAAAG tccctcctGAGGTCTCTCTGCTCCGGAGggacccctcctctcctgtcacctGTCTTGCCACCGGTTTCTTCCCCAAAGGAATCGTGGTGTCCTGgcagaaagatggagaggacCTGCATGAGGATGTGGAGCTGTTGGAGACGGTGCCCAATGAGGACGGAACATTCCAGACCAGAAGCAGGCTGACAGTCTCACCTGCAGACCTGAAGGAGCACAAGTTCACCTGCATTGTGGACCACAGCAGCCTGGAGAAGATGATTATCAAGCCTGTGACTGACCGGGACATAAAGAGCAATCAGT ATCCAGAGAACTCTCTGCCTGTCGGCATAATCATTGCTGTTGTGCTAGCAGTTCTTCTCGTGGCCATCGCTGCCTTTGCTTGGTACTGGAAATTCAGGATGAGAAGAGGAGCGAACATG TTGGAGGAGCTGAGGCCTTTACGCAATCACAGCAGACGTGGAGCGTCCCAGGCCCTGACAAGAAGCCACCTCTCCACAGACCAGAGGCAGGGGCAGTCTGGTGACGAAG CTGCAGAGTGTTGTTCAAATTCCTCCTCCGACCCCACAGCGAGGGCTTGA
- the LOC118768703 gene encoding major histocompatibility complex class I-related gene protein-like isoform X2, translating into MKMGNLYLFGLLWTVNLASARTHSYHYFYTATAGIPGFPEFVVVGMVDGEQISYYDSISKKVIPRQEWVKGAVDADFWRRNAQILLGSQQSFKANIEIVKQRFNQTGGVHTLQQMVGCEWDSENGTTDGFWQYGYDGEDFISFDMKNMRWNAPSPQGGITKNKWDSNRDENEQKKSYLTQICIDWVKKYVGYGRSTLERKVPPEVSLLQKDPSSPVTCHASGFFPSGIVMSWQKNGKDLHEDVELGETLPNEDGTFQKMSRLRVKPEDWKRDTYTCTVQHKGLKEDIVKKVYEEEIRTNQEKSPPVAIIIGVVVAVLLVAVIAIAGFMVWRKKGKPGFVPANTSDDRSDCSTDSLVKA; encoded by the exons ATGAAGATGGGAAACCTCTATCTTTTCGGGCTGCTGTGGACCGTTAACCTGGCATCTGCAA GAACTCATTCCTATCATTACTTCTACACGGCGACAGCAGGAATACCAGGGTTTCCTGAGTTTGTGGTAGTGGGGATGGTGGATGGAGAGCAGATCAGCTACTATGACAGCATCTCTAAGAAGGTCATTCCTCGACAGGAGTGGGTGAAAGGAGCAGTGGATGCAGACTTCTGGAGAAGAAACGCACAGATACTATTGGGCTCACAGCAGAGCTTCAAGGCCAATATAGAGATTGTAAAGCAGCGTTTCAACCAGACTGGAG gtgtccACACTTTGCAGCAGATGGTTGGCTGTGAGTGGGACAGTGAGAATGGGACCACAGATGGGTTCTGGCAGTATGGATACGACGGGGAagacttcatttcatttgacatgaaGAACATGAGATGGAACGCTCCTTCACCACAGGGAGGTATCACTAAAAACAAGTGGGACAGTAACAGAGATGAGAATGAGCAGAAGAAGAGCTACCTGACCCAGATCTGCATTGATTGGGTGAAGAAGTATGTGGGCTACGGGAGGAGCACTCTGGAGcgcaaag TCCCTCCTGAGGTCTCTCTGCTCCAGAAagacccctcctctcctgtcacctGCCATGCCAGCGGCTTCTTCCCCAGTGGCATCGTTATGTCCTGGCAGAAAAACGGAAAAGACCTGCATGAGGACGTAGAGCTGGGAGAGACGCTGCCCAATGAGGACGGAACGTTCCAGAAAATGTCTCGCCTCAGAGTGAAGCCTGAAGACTGGAAGAGAGACACCTACACCTGCACTGTGCAGCATAAGGGTCTGAAGGAGGATATCGTGAAGAAAGTGTATGAGGAGGAGATTAGGACTAACCAGg AAAAGTCACCTCCTGTGGCCATCATCATTGGTGTTGTGGTGGCGGTCCTTCTTGTGGCTGTCATTGCCATTGCTGGGTTCATGGTGTGGAGGAAGAAAGGCAAGCCTG gCTTTGTTCCAGCTAACA CCTCTGATGATCGCTCTGACTGCTCCACCGACAGCTTAGTAAAGGCTTGA
- the LOC118768703 gene encoding major histocompatibility complex class I-related gene protein-like isoform X1, with protein MKMGSLSLLGLLWAVNLASAGTHSYHYFYTATAGIPGFPEFVVVGMVDGEQISYYDSISKKVIPRQEWVKGAVDADFWRRNAQILLGSQQSFKANIEIVKQRFNQTGGVHTLQQMVGCEWDSENGTTDGFWQYGYDGEDFISFDMKNMRWNAPSPQGGITKNKWDSNRDENEQKKSYLTQICIDWVKKYVGYGRSTLERKVPPEVSLLQKDPSSPVTCHASGFFPSGIVMSWQKNGKDLHEDVELGETLPNEDGTFQKMSRLRVKPEDWKRDTYTCTVQHKGLKEDIVKKVYEEEIRTNQEKSPPVAIIIGVVVAVLLVAVIAIAGFMVWRKKGKPGFVPANTSDDRSDCSTDSLVKA; from the exons ATGAAGATGGGAAGCCTCTCTCTTCTCGGGCTGCTGTGGGCCGTTAACCTGGCATCTGCAG GAACTCATTCCTATCATTACTTCTACACGGCGACAGCAGGAATACCAGGGTTTCCTGAGTTTGTGGTAGTGGGGATGGTGGATGGAGAGCAGATCAGCTACTATGACAGCATCTCTAAGAAGGTCATTCCTCGACAGGAGTGGGTGAAAGGAGCAGTGGATGCAGACTTCTGGAGAAGAAACGCACAGATACTATTGGGCTCACAGCAGAGCTTCAAGGCCAATATAGAGATTGTAAAGCAGCGTTTCAACCAGACTGGAG gtgtccACACTTTGCAGCAGATGGTTGGCTGTGAGTGGGACAGTGAGAATGGGACCACAGATGGGTTCTGGCAGTATGGATACGACGGGGAagacttcatttcatttgacatgaaGAACATGAGATGGAACGCTCCTTCACCACAGGGAGGTATCACTAAAAACAAGTGGGACAGTAACAGAGATGAGAATGAGCAGAAGAAGAGCTACCTGACCCAGATCTGCATTGATTGGGTGAAGAAGTATGTGGGCTACGGGAGGAGCACTCTGGAGcgcaaag TCCCTCCTGAGGTCTCTCTGCTCCAGAAagacccctcctctcctgtcacctGCCATGCCAGCGGCTTCTTCCCCAGTGGCATCGTTATGTCCTGGCAGAAAAACGGAAAAGACCTGCATGAGGACGTAGAGCTGGGAGAGACGCTGCCCAATGAGGACGGAACGTTCCAGAAAATGTCTCGCCTCAGAGTGAAGCCTGAAGACTGGAAGAGAGACACCTACACCTGCACTGTGCAGCATAAGGGTCTGAAGGAGGATATCGTGAAGAAAGTGTATGAGGAGGAGATTAGGACTAACCAGg AAAAGTCACCTCCTGTGGCCATCATCATTGGTGTTGTGGTGGCGGTCCTTCTTGTGGCTGTCATTGCCATTGCTGGGTTCATGGTGTGGAGGAAGAAAGGCAAGCCTG gCTTTGTTCCAGCTAACA CCTCTGATGATCGCTCTGACTGCTCCACCGACAGCTTAGTAAAGGCTTGA
- the LOC118768704 gene encoding class I histocompatibility antigen, F10 alpha chain-like: MVDGEQISYYDSSSKQLIPRQEWVKGAVDPDVWSRSTQILLDSEQSFKASTETLKQRFNQTGGVHTLQRLVGCEWDDETGTTEGYDNFGYDGEDFILFDMKNMRWITPLPQGVPTKHKWDSDRAWNEKLKSYLTQECTEWLKKYVGYGRSTLERKAPPEVSLFQRDPSSPVTCHATGFFPSGIVVSWQKNGEDLYEDVELGETLPNDDRTFQIVSHLRVKPEDWKRDSYTCTVMHSSLEEDIVKRVQEEESNWVPDGPSVGTIIAALLEALAKTIF, encoded by the exons ATGGTGGATGGAGAGCAGATCAGCTACTATGACAGCAGCTCTAAGCAGCTCATCCCTCGGCAGGAGTGGGTGAAAGGAGCAGTGGACCCAGATGTCTGGAGCAGAAGCACACAGATATTATTGGACTCAGAGCAGAGCTTCAAGGCCAGTACAGAGACTTTAAAACAGCGTTTCAACCAGACTGGAG gtgtccACACTTTGCAGCGACTGGTTGGCTGTGAGTGGGACGATGAGACTGGGACCACAGAGGGCTACGATAATTTTGGATACGATGGGGAagacttcattttatttgacatgAAGAACATGAGATGGATCACTCCTTTGCCGCAGGGAGTTCCCACTAAACACAAGTGGGACAGTGACAGAGCTTGGAATGAGAAGTTAAAGAGCTACCTGACCCAGGAGTGCACTGAGTGGCTGAAAAAGTATGTGGGCTATGGGAGGAGCACTCTGGAGcgcaaag CCCCTCCTGAAGTCTCCCTGTTCCAGAGggacccctcctctcctgtcacctGCCATGCCACCGGCTTCTTCCCCAGTGGCATCGTTGTGTCCTGGCAGAAAAACGGAGAAGACCTGTATGAGGATGTGGAGCTGGGAGAGACCCTGCCCAACGATGACAGAACATTCCAGATAGTGTCTCACCTCAGAGTGAAGCCTGAAGACTGGAAGAGAGACAGCTACACTTGCACTGTGATGCACAGCAGTCTGGAGGAGGATATCGTGAAGagagtgcaggaggaggagagcaacTGGG TTCCTGACGGTCCCTCAGTGGGCACCATTATTGCTGCTCTCCTTGAGGCTCTCGCCAAGACCATCTTCTAG